From the Penicillium oxalicum strain HP7-1 chromosome V, whole genome shotgun sequence genome, one window contains:
- a CDS encoding 60S acidic ribosomal protein P0 — protein sequence MGGKSATKAAYFDKLKALLDEYRTVFIVGVDNVSSQQMHEIRIALRGQAVVLMGKNTMVRRALKGFITENPEFERLMPFVKGNVGFIFTNGDMKDVKEKILANRVAAPARAGAIAPDDVWVPGGNTGMEPGKTSFFQALGVPTKIARGTIEIVSDLKLIEAGNKVGASEAALLNLLNISPFTYGMSIVQVYDQGQTFGADVLDIDDEQLLKAFSQAIATITAVSLATNIPTLPSVIHSLINTYKKALAVAVETEISWPEIEALKDRIANPEAYASAAPVAAAAPSGGDAPAAAAPAEEEEASDDDMGFGLFD from the exons ATGGGGGGCAAGTCCGCAACCAAGGCCGCTTACTTCGATAAGCTGAAGGCCCTTCTCGATGAGTACCGCACTGTCTTCATTGTCGGTGTCGACAATGTCAGCTCCCAGCAGATGCACGAGATCCGTATTGCCCTCCGTGGCCAGGCTGTCGTCCTGATGGGCAAGAACACCATGGTTCGCCGTGCTCTCAAGGGCTTCATCACCGAGAACCCTGAGTTCGAGCGCCTGATGCCCTTCGTCAAGG GTAACGTTGgtttcatcttcaccaacgGTGACATGAAGGatgtcaaggagaagatcctTGCCAACCGTGTCGCTGCCCCTGCCCGTGCTGGTGCCATTGCCCCCGATGATGTCTGGGTTCCCGGTGGTAACACTGGTATGGAGCCCGGTAAGACCTCTTTCTTCCAGGCTCTCGGTGTCCCCACCAAGATTGCTCGTGGTACCATCGAAATTGTCTCCGACCTCAAGCTCATTGAGGCCGGCAACAAGGTCGGTGCCTCTGAGGCTGCCCTGCTTAACCTGCTGAACATCTCTCCCTTCACCTATGGTATGAGCATTGTTCAGGTCTACGACCAGGGTCAGACCTTCGGTGCCGATGTCCTTGACATCGATGATGAGCAGCTCCTCAAGGCCTTCAGCCAGGCTATTGCCACCATCACCGCTGTCTCTCTGGCCACCAACATCCCCACCCTGCCCTCCGTCATCCACTCCCTCATCAACACCTACAAGAAGGCCCTTGCCGTTGCTGTTGAGACCGAGATCAGCTGGCCCGAGATCGAGGCCCTCAAGGACCGCATCGCCAACCCCGAGGCCTACGCTTCCGCTGCTCCTGTCGCCGCTGCCGCTCCCTCCGGTGGTGATGctcccgccgccgccgcccccgctgaggaggaggaggcttCCGACGATGACATGGGCTTCGGTCTTTTCGACTAA
- a CDS encoding tRNA (guanine-N(7)-)-methyltransferase non-catalytic subunit trm82 — protein sequence MANFQHPFQSLTAVRRQSQGLSDVLISSAGPYLYSYVAESGQRLAVWPKQINTSHTVAPLSTSELDDQAPPEKRIKLSPSENGAESSPVTSNDDSSRTSPTWTNIPVVLSTSNGKHVVALTAEDKCIRVFEIGQAGEFTQLSARNMAKKPCALALAADDQIILCADKFGDVYSLPLVPGEYVKPRVQVKKTKPVATPLTVHSKRNLRSLEQQHLQAERAEKAQEEAEEKTALNFEHQLILGHVSMLTDIVALTLPGPEGGVSRSYILTADRDEHIRVSRGIPQAHVIEQHCLGHTSLISKLYVPPWAPHVLVSGGGDGHLFVWNWSEGRIHQTVPLDGVSEDAVVSGIWGFVFDNGSESARVILVGIESSSRLLCYILEDDFRLSSRGSVQFSGNVLDLVPIGPSGSVVVSVDAVREPGTVGSWKTNVASPQLLAERLQLGFSSGVLSMVVDQDSMTASINAAGTSDIPSAIDAKQRKAIDDTLYNLGNLRKRTFDD from the exons ATGGCCAACTTTCAGCACCCCTTTCAAAGCTTGACGGCTGTCAGACGGCAATCTCAAGGTCTTTCTGACGTGCTCATAAGCTCTGCAGGACCATATCTCTACTCTTACGTGGCGGAGAGCGGTCAGCGCCTCGCGGTATGGCCCAAGCAGATAAACACTAGTCACACAGTAGCTCCTCTTTCTACTTCTGAGCTGGATGATCAGGCGCCACCTGAGAAAAGGATAAAGCTTTCCCCGTCCGAGAATGGAGCGGAGAGCAGCCCAGTGACAAGCAATGATGATTCCAGCCGCACTTCTCCAACGTGGACAAACATCCCCGTCGTGCTGTCGACTTCCAATGGCAAGCATGTAGTAGCTTTGACCGCCGAAGACAAGTGCATTCGGGTCTTTGAGATCGGCCAAGCTGGCGAGTTCACACAACTCAGTGCTCG GAAcatggccaagaagccaTGTGCTTTGGCGTTGGCTGCTGATGACCAAATCATCCTGTGTGCCGATAAGTTTGGCGATGTCTATTCCCTTCCGCTGGTCCCGGGGGAGTATGTGAAGCCCAGGGTTCAAGTGAAAAAGACGAAACCTGTTGCAACCCCACTCACTGTGCATTCGAAGCGAAACCTCCGTTCGCTTGAGCAGCAGCACCTCCAAGCGGAGCGCGCTGAAAAggcccaagaagaagctgaggAGAAGACGGCATTGAACTTTGAACACCAGCTAATTCTTGGCCATGTGTCTATGTTGACTGATATCGTGGCTCTCACCCTACCCGGCCCTGAAGGTGGTGTTTCACGGAGCTATATCCTCACCGCAGACCGTGACGAGCACATTCGTGTATCCCGTGGTATTCCTCAGGCCCACGTAATCGAGCAGCATTGCCTGGGCCACACTTCGCTAATCAGCAAACTCTACGTTCCTCCCTGGGCCCCTCATGTTCTGGTATCCGGAGGCGGTGATGGTCACCTGTTTGTGTGGAACTGGAGCGAGGGCCGAATCCATCAAACTGTGCCCTTGGATGGGGTATCTGAGGACGCAGTTGTCAGTGGGATATGGGGATTTGTCTTCGACAATGGCTCTGAGTCTGCGCGAGTCATTCTGGTTGGTATCGAAAG CTCGTCGCGCCTTCTCTGCTACATTCTTGAGGATGACTTCAGACTTTCATCACGCGGCAGTGTCCAGTTTTCTGGAAATGTGCTCGATCTCGTTCCTATCGGTCCTAGCGGTTCCGTGGTCGTGTCTGTCGATGCCGTGCGTGAACCAGGCACTGTTGGGTCTTGGAAAACAAATGTTGCCTCGCCTCAGCTTCTGGCTGAACGTCTTCAGCTCGGGTTTTCCTCCGGTGTGCTGAGTATGGTCGTTGATCAAGACTCAATGACGGCAAGCATCAATGCTGCTGGGACCTCAGATATTCCATCGGCAATCGACGCAAAGCAAAGGAAGGCCATTGACGACACCCTTTACAACTTGGGTAATCTCAGGAAGCGAACTTTCGATGACTGA
- a CDS encoding Uroporphyrinogen decarboxylase, translated as MQEQFEPLKNDLLLRAARGEKVERPPMWVMRQAGRYLPEYHEAKANRDFFECCRSPEIASTLTIQPIDRFEGLIDAAIIFSDILVIPQAMGMVVEMVDKKGPHFPEPLKSPTDGQYEKVMAKDVDVKGELDYVYKAISLTRLKLKGRVPLIGFCGAPWTLLCYMVEGGGSKMFVQSKTWVYKYPKESQALLQKIAEICVEYLALQVAAGAQLVQVFDSWAGELSPASFASFSLPYLRYISANLPTRLKEMGLEPVPMTVFAKGAWYALEDLCESGYNVVGLDWLHDPAEAFKVANGRVVIQGNADPGMLYGSRAAITATVERMVEGFQKGKQGWICNLGHGITPFVNPDDLKFFFEEVHRLTK; from the exons ATGCAGGAACAATTTGAACCCCTCAAGAATGATCTGCTGTTGCGGGCTGCCCGAG GCGAGAAGGTGGAGCGCCCACCGATGTGGGTGATGCGTCAGG CTGGTCGTTATCTCCCTGAATATCATGAAGCGAAGGCCAACCGTGACTTCTTCGAGTGCTGCCGCTCGCCCGAAATTGCCTCGACCCTCACTATTCAGCCAATCGATCGATTTGAGGGCCTCATTGATGCGGCCATTATCTTCTCGGACATTCTGGTCATCCCTCAGGCTATGGGAATGGTCGTGGAAATGGTTGACAAAAAGGGTCCGCATTTCCCCGAGCCTCTGAAGTCACCCACGGATGGCCAGTATGAAAAGGTGATGGCGAAGGATGTGGACGTGAAAGGAGAGCTGGACTACGTGTACAAAGCGATCTCCTTGACACGGCTTAAGCTGAAGGGCCGTGTACCCTTGATCGGATTCTGTGGCGCCCCATGGACGCTTCTATGCTACATGGTCGAAGGTGGGGGCAGCAAGATGTTCGTGCAGTCAAAGACGTGGGTTTACAAGTACCCGAAGGAGTCACAAGCCCTGCTGCAAAAGATCGCTGAGATCTGTGTGGAGTACCTGGCTCTCCAAGTTGCGGCGGGTGCTCAGTTGGTACAGGTATTTGACTCCTGGGCTGGCGAGCTGTCACCTGCCTCCTTTgcctccttttctctcccatACCTGCGCTATATCTCTGCCAACCTTCCCACTCGCCTGAAGGAGATGGGATTGGAGCCCGTTCCTATGACTGTGTTTGCTAAGGGTGCTTGGTACGCCCTGGAGGACCTGTGTGAGTCCGGATACAACGTGGTCGGTCTGGACTGGCTCCATGACCCGGCTGAGGCCTTCAAGGTCGCCAACGGTCGAGTTGTCATTCAAGGCAACGCCGATCCCGGAATGCTCTACGGTAGTCGGGCTGCCATTACCGCTACTGTGGAGCGCATGGTCGAGGGATTCCAAAAGGGCAAGCAGGGCTGGATTTGCAACCTTGGCCACG GCATCACCCCATTCGTGAACCCGGATGACCTTAAATTCTTCTTCGAGGAAGTACACCGCCTGACGAAATAG
- a CDS encoding Cytosine deaminase, protein MEQDPGFIAALEEAKQGASEGGVPIGACLVSRDGKILGRGHNMRVQKGSPVLHAEMSALENSGRLPASAYEGATMYTTLSPCDMCTGACILYKIKRVVIGENENFVGGEELLLNKGKQVVNLDNQECKDLMAKFMKEKPELWNEDISV, encoded by the exons ATGGAGCAAGACCCTGGTTTTATCGCTGCACTGGAGGAGGCTAAGCAAGGCGCCTCCGAAGGCGGCGTCCCCATTGGTGCCTGTCTAGTCTCGCGGGATGGTAAGATTCTAGGCCGAGGCCACAACATGCGTGTGCAGAAGGGCAGCCCTGTTTTGCAT GCCGAAATGTCCGCTCTCGAGAACTCCGGACGTCTGCCCGCGTCGGCTTACGAGGGCGCAACCATGTATACGACTCTGTCGCCTTGCGATATGTGCACTGGCGCATGCATTCTCTACAAGATCAAGCGCGTCGTGATCGGCGAGAATGAGAATTTTGTGGGTGGCGAGGAGCTCCTGCTCAACAAGGGCAAGCAGGTCGTCAACTTGGACAACCAGGAGTGCAAGGATTTAATGGCCAAGTTCATGAAAGAGAAGCCTGAACTATG GAACGAGGACATTTCCGTTTAA